One Rubripirellula amarantea DNA segment encodes these proteins:
- a CDS encoding DUF1592 domain-containing protein — protein sequence MQLSFDFLFRPTHRYFLWVCVCFFAWATNANADNASREAGYRDVLSPLLKTYCIDCHESGSDISLEDHASAGDLLKDRNLWVRALAQVQLGSMPPEDGEMMDAATRESMIKWLDELANAVDCVRNPNAGKVALRRLNRAEYQNTVRDLTGVNYKPASNFPGDDVGYGFDNIGDVLSLPPLLIEKYLDAAEYISGKAIYTPPPGEIYEIDKVPSDLIGGEKYTYRNGSLNMGSNGTVAMQTDLPFGGIYTLTLTASGDQGGSDPCRMKVQVGRKEKIIDVPNKEPKDYEVRMRLAKGTKKFEISFVNDYYKDGQDRNLRVHHLHLRGDEVTSSLVSPKQLPASHRKLIFVTPGSQRSDDQATASVVSRLASRAFRRPANRDEVNRLVKLAADVRADGGSYEEGIQVALQAILVSPHFLFKVEAPRGPDSSGKMPPISQYELATRISYFLWSSMPDDELLLLAHRGELRDRKKLLSKVARMIRDPRANRFVENFAGQWLQLRNLDSVNPDTRMYRMFDDEIRDLMRRETLTFFAGVMRENLPVTTLLDADFTYLNEQLARYYGISGVTGDNFRKVSLAGTPRGGLLTHASVLTVTSNPTRTSPVKRGKWILDNLLGTPPPPAPPNIPELEKSKLVGTLRERMEQHRDNPACAACHNMMDPLGFAMENFDAVGAWRTREGRDEIDASGKMPDGTEFSGVEDLRKLLSTTRRDQFVRCLTDKMMIYAIGRGTEYYDKCAVDKIMADVRAKDYRFAYLIVGIIESDPFQKQGFRE from the coding sequence ATGCAGTTGTCGTTTGATTTTCTCTTTAGGCCAACGCACCGTTATTTCTTGTGGGTATGCGTATGCTTCTTTGCCTGGGCCACAAACGCCAATGCCGATAACGCCTCGCGTGAAGCCGGTTATCGCGATGTATTGTCGCCGTTATTAAAGACTTATTGCATCGATTGCCACGAATCGGGCAGCGATATCTCGCTCGAAGATCACGCCTCGGCCGGAGACTTGTTGAAGGATCGCAACTTGTGGGTTCGCGCGTTGGCGCAAGTGCAATTGGGCTCCATGCCGCCTGAAGATGGCGAAATGATGGATGCGGCTACTCGTGAGTCGATGATCAAGTGGCTCGACGAGCTTGCTAACGCTGTTGATTGCGTTCGAAATCCGAACGCGGGAAAGGTTGCGTTGCGCCGACTCAACCGAGCTGAGTACCAAAACACGGTACGTGATTTGACGGGAGTGAATTACAAACCCGCCAGTAACTTCCCTGGCGATGACGTTGGCTACGGTTTTGACAACATCGGTGATGTGCTTTCGCTACCACCATTGCTAATTGAAAAGTATCTCGACGCTGCCGAGTACATTTCCGGCAAAGCGATTTACACTCCCCCACCAGGCGAGATTTACGAGATCGACAAAGTTCCCAGTGACTTGATCGGTGGAGAAAAATATACGTACCGTAACGGCTCGCTGAACATGGGCAGCAACGGAACGGTGGCGATGCAGACGGACTTGCCCTTTGGCGGGATCTACACATTAACGTTAACCGCCAGTGGTGACCAAGGTGGTTCCGATCCATGTCGTATGAAAGTCCAAGTCGGACGCAAGGAAAAGATCATCGATGTCCCGAACAAGGAACCCAAGGATTACGAAGTTCGGATGCGATTGGCGAAAGGAACTAAGAAGTTTGAAATTAGTTTCGTGAACGACTACTACAAGGATGGACAGGATCGAAACCTTCGCGTCCATCATTTGCATTTGCGTGGGGACGAGGTCACATCGTCCTTAGTGTCACCCAAGCAGTTGCCCGCGAGTCACAGGAAGCTAATCTTCGTGACCCCCGGATCGCAGCGAAGTGATGACCAGGCGACTGCCTCGGTTGTAAGTCGCCTCGCCAGTCGGGCGTTTCGCCGACCTGCTAATCGCGACGAAGTGAATCGTTTGGTGAAGCTGGCTGCGGACGTTCGCGCCGATGGTGGTAGCTATGAGGAAGGAATCCAGGTGGCACTGCAAGCCATTCTTGTTTCACCGCATTTCTTATTCAAAGTTGAAGCTCCGCGCGGCCCCGATTCCAGCGGCAAGATGCCGCCGATTTCGCAATACGAACTCGCTACCCGCATTTCGTATTTCTTGTGGAGCAGCATGCCCGACGACGAGCTTCTACTGCTTGCTCATCGGGGTGAACTGCGAGACCGAAAGAAATTGCTCAGCAAGGTTGCTCGGATGATTCGTGATCCACGCGCTAATCGATTTGTCGAAAATTTTGCAGGTCAATGGCTTCAGTTGCGTAACCTCGACTCCGTTAACCCAGACACTCGGATGTACCGAATGTTTGATGATGAGATTCGAGATCTAATGCGGCGAGAGACTTTGACATTCTTTGCCGGAGTGATGCGAGAGAACTTACCCGTCACAACTTTGTTGGATGCTGATTTCACATATCTCAATGAACAGCTCGCTCGCTACTACGGCATATCGGGCGTTACCGGTGACAACTTTCGAAAGGTCTCGCTAGCTGGTACCCCGCGAGGTGGATTGTTGACGCACGCGAGTGTCTTGACCGTCACAAGCAACCCGACGCGCACGAGCCCGGTCAAACGAGGAAAGTGGATTCTCGACAACCTACTGGGCACACCACCGCCACCCGCGCCGCCGAATATTCCTGAATTGGAAAAGAGCAAGCTGGTAGGGACCCTTCGCGAGCGAATGGAACAACACCGAGACAATCCAGCCTGTGCAGCGTGCCACAACATGATGGATCCGCTGGGGTTTGCAATGGAGAATTTTGATGCCGTGGGAGCTTGGCGAACGCGAGAAGGACGAGATGAAATCGACGCGTCTGGGAAGATGCCCGACGGAACTGAATTCTCCGGCGTTGAGGACCTGCGCAAGTTATTGTCGACGACGCGGCGAGATCAGTTTGTTCGCTGTTTGACTGACAAGATGATGATTTACGCGATTGGTCGCGGGACGGAATATTACGATAAATGTGCGGTCGATAAGATCATGGCTGACGTGCGTGCCAAGGATTATCGCTTCGCCTACCTGATCGTGGGAATCATCGAAAGCGATCCTTTCCAAAAACAAGGATTTCGAGAATAG